The following coding sequences are from one Syngnathus acus chromosome 14, fSynAcu1.2, whole genome shotgun sequence window:
- the LOC119133798 gene encoding LIM domain kinase 1-like, translating into MSRRDLRFRRGMRGRCGECSCNLSHWYFERDGQLYCKKHYWQRYGENCHGCAEALQPGLVMVAGDQKYHPECFKCVTCQILIGDGDSYTLVEHSKLFCGQCFSQGAASSPSSEPIKSPHTVALVSLPPQTEGQRGLKVATGLSQESGPLVTVTALDSDALGPDMLSSLHIGDKILEVNGIPVHNVCPNKVAHVIQDTSRQLQLTVEHNPRSKTSTDDHKDLNCVCEKVPSTHVLPNLEEEPGSGAETPDSTRMSPHHHGTMGMRSRNILRSCSIEKSSLSLFSQKKDMVRSESLRNDPVDRTYRIFRPSDLIHGEVLGRGFFGQAVKVTHQETGEVMVMKELIRFDEETHKTFLKEVKVMRCLDHPNVLKFIGLFYKDKHIHFVSEYIQGGTLRETIAKMDNNFPWNIRVSYAKDIAAGMAYLHSMNVIHRDLNSHNCLVKEDQSVVVADFGLARLVTAERNRSRTPSLDQPPKGTLSELRKPDRRKRYTVVGNPYWMAPEMIHGKSYDERVDIFSFGIMICEIIGRVSADPDFLPRSNDFGLNVSAFIERHQPSQCPLAFLPLAAICCDLDADQRPSFSKLEEWLENLLMHLDMRLPLRSEMEQLSGTFWENRQHSSKVEASSTSSQSPVTSPDDENNQQLPESANCIPQNTYEHVNQELAQQNVNASTSSNTPESHGHGQDPSGETQNQTECSQVASLPSSRSRRICRVLWNNTIKDDRSLL; encoded by the exons ATGTCTCGGCGGGATCTGAGGTTTCGACGTGGGATGAGAGGACG GTGCGGGGAATGCAGCTGCAACCTGTCTCACTGGTACTTCGAGCGGGACGGGCAACTGTACTGCAAGAAGCACTACTGGCAGCGTTACGGCGAGAACTGTCACGGCTGCGCTGAGGCACTCCAACCGGGACTTGTCATG GTTGCTGGAGATCAGAAGTACCACCCCGAATGCTTCAAGTGTGTGACGTGTCAGATATTGATTGGAGATGGAGACAGCTACACACTTGTGGAGCATTCCAAACTCTTCTG TGGTCAGTGTTTCAGTCAGGGTGCCGCATCGTCGCCTTCGTCGGAACCCATCAAGAGCCCCCACACGGTGGCGCTGGTGTCACTTCCTCCACAGACAGAAGGCCAACGAGGTCTGAAGGTGGCAACTGGACTCAGTCAAGAAAGTGGTCCTTTAGTTACCGTCACAGC GTTAGACTCGGACGCTCTTGGTCCTGACATGCTGTCTTCGCTCCACATTGGAGACAAGATTCTGGAAGTCAACGGCATTCCTGTCCACAACGTTTGCCCCAACAAG GTAGCGCATGTGATCCAGGACACAAGCAGACAACTGCAGCTGACCGTGGAACACAATCCACGCTCCAAGACCTCCACCGACGATCACAAAGACTTGAACTGTGTCTGCGAGAAAGTGCCTTCGACACACGTGCTACCAAACCTGGAGGAGGAGCCCGGCTCAGGGGCGGAGACGCCGGACTCAACCAGAATGTCGCCTCACCATCACGGAACCATGGGAATGCGATCACGAAACATCCT GCGCAGCTGCAGCATCGAAAAGTCTTCCTTGTCACTCttctcccaaaaaaaagacatggtACGCTCCGAGTCTCTACGTAACGACCCCGTCGATCGAACCTATCGCATCTTCAGGCCTTCTGATCTCATCCACGGAGAAGTTCTAGGCAGGGGCTTCTTTGGACAGGCCGTCAAG GTGACACATCAGGAGACAGGAGAAGTGATGGTGATGAAAGAGTTGATACGTTTTGATGAGGAGACGCACAAGACTTTCCTGAAGGAG GTCAAGGTGATGCGCTGTCTGGATCATCCCAATGTCCTCAAGTTCATTGGACTATTTTACAAGGACAAGCACATACACTTTGTGTCCGAATATATTCAGGGAGGAACGCTCAGAGAAACCATTGCCAAAATG GACAATAACTTTCCGTGGAACATCAGAGTGAGTTATGCCAAAGACATTGCCGCTGGAATG GCTTATTTACACTCCATGAACGTCATCCACCGGGATCTAAACTCACACAACTGCCTGGTCAAAGAG GATCAGTCCGTCGTGGTTGCAGATTTTGGTCTTGCTCGTTTGGTGACTGCAGAGAGGAACCGCAGCAGAACGCCTTCTCTGGATCAACCTCCCAAGGGAACTTTGTCAGAGCTACGCAAGCCGGACCGCAGGAAGCGCTACACAGTGGTTGGGAACCCTTACTGGATGGCACCGGAGATGATCCACG GGAAAAGCTACGACGAACGTGTGGACATCTTTTCATTCGGAATCATGATTTGTGAG ATTATAGGACGAGTGAGTGCCGACCCAGATTTCCTTCCTCGGAGTAACGACTTTGGTTTGAACGTGTCTGCGTTCATTGAGCGGCACCAGCCCTCCCAGTGCCCTTTGGCCTTCCTTCCGCTTGCTGCCATCTGCTGTGACTTGGATGCTGATCAAAG GCCTTCCTTTTCCAAGTTGGAGGAGTGGCTGGAGAATCTGCTCATGCACCTGGACATGCGCCTGCCTCTCCGTTCCGAAATGGAGCAACTGAGCGGAACCTTCTGGGAGAACCGCCAACACAGTTCAAAAGTGGAAGCCTCGTCCACTTCTTCTCAGAGTCCCGTGACATCTCCCGATGACGAGAACAATCAGCAACTTCCTGAAAGCGCAAATTGCATACCTCAGAACACTTATGAGCATGTGAATCAAGAACTTGCACAACAAAATGTGAACGCCAGCACGTCTTCAAACACCCCCGAAAGTCACGGACATGGACAAGACCCCTCGGGAGAAACACAAAACCAAACAGAATGTTCACAAGTTGCCAGTCTACCATCAAGTAGGTCCAGGAGGATCTGCCGAGTCTTGTGGAACAATACCATAAAGGACGACCGATCTTTGCTGTGA
- the LOC119133802 gene encoding septin-5-like isoform X2 gives MEHMSSPVRFRSNTKAATLSEKELSSLRVKDEDHFPFASRAPPPASQTLSSARRGTEVAGANGRHRGLPGTPPPSPRVSDWSFPLSGRMTVSRRSLDSPLSPASRPHSPWGSFDPYDSAEDQDKEYVGFAALPNQVHRKTVKKGFTFTLMVAGESGLGKSTLINSLFLTDLYKDRKIPNAEERISQTVSIVKHTVSIEEKGVKLRLSIIDTPGFGDAVNNMQSWKHLEDYVEQQFDQFFRDESGLNRRNIQDNRVHCCLYFIPPYGHGLRPLDVECMRALHEKVNIVPVLAKADSLTRAEVYKKKIKIREELRRFGINIYQFADCDSDEDEEFKRRDRLLKDSVPFAVIGSNVLVESQGRRFKGRAYPWGVVEVESPAHSDFLLLRDMLVRTHMQDLKDVTRECHYENYRAHCIRNMTRMVVQNRKRSLREKYQEESHLDVPLPLADFDTEKERLIFEKDQELRRMQALLERIQEQMQSSRI, from the exons ATGGAGCACATGTCCTCGCCGGTTCGCTTCCGCAGCAACACCAAAG CTGCAACTTTGTCAGAGAAGGAG CTGTCCAGTCTGCGAGTGAAAGACGAGGACCACTTCCCCTTTGCCAGCAGGGCTCCGCCCCCCGCCTCGCAAACTCTTTCCTCGGCCCGGCGCGGGACGGAGGTGGCGGGCGCCAACGGACGGCATCGCGGTCTTCCAGGTACGCCGCCCCCGTCACCGAGGGTCTCCGATTGGTCCTTCCCGCTCTCCGGGAGGATGACTGTGTCACGGCGTTCGCTGGACTCACCGCTTAGCCCCGCCTCCCGCCCGCACAGCCCCTGGGGATCTTTCGACCCCTATGACTCGGCAGAG GATCAGGATAAAGAGTACGTCGGCTTTGCCGCGTTGCCCAATCAGGTTCACCGAAAAACAGTGAAGAAAGGCTTCACCTTCACGCTGATGGTGGCAG GAGAGAGCGGCCTGGGAAAGTCCACGCTGATCAACAGCCTCTTCCTCACCGACCTTTACAAAGACCGAAAGATTCCCAACGCCGAAG AGCGCATCAGTCAGACAGTGAGCATAGTGAAGCACACGGTTAGCATCGAGGAGAAAGGCGTCAAGCTGAGGCTGAGCATCATCGACACGCCGGGCTTCGGCGACGCCGTCAACAATATGCAAAG CTGGAAGCATTTGGAAGACTACGTGGAGCAGCAGTTCGATCAATTCTTCCGAGACGAGAGCGGCCTCAACCGCCGCAACATCCAAGACAACCGCGTGCACTGCTGCCTCTACTTCATCCCTCCTTACGGACACGG CCTGCGACCTCTGGACGTTGAGTGCATGCGGGCACTGCACGAAAAAGTCAACATCGTTCCCGTTTTGGCCAAAGCTGACAGCCTGACGCGGGCTGAGGTGTACAAGAAGAAAATCAAG ATCCGTGAGGAGCTGCGTCGCTTCGGGATCAACATCTACCAGTTCGCCGACTGCGACTCGGACGAGGACGAAGAGTTCAAGAGGCGGGACCGGCTGCTTAAG GACAGCGTCCCCTTCGCTGTCATCGGGAGCAACGTCCTGGTGGAGAGTCAAGGCCGCAGGTTCAAAGGTCGCGCGTACCCCTGGGGAGTGGTGGAAG TGGAGAGTCCGGCCCACTCGGATTTCCTACTCCTTCGGGATATGCTGGTGAGGACTCACATGCAGGACCTGAAGGACGTGACCCGCGAGTGCCACTACGAGAACTACCGGGCCCACTGCATCCGGAACATGACGCGCATGGTCGTCCAAAACCGCAAGCGCAG CTTGCGTGAGAAGTACCAAGAAGAAAGCCACCTGGACGTCCCGCTGCCGCTCGCTGACTTcgacacagaaaaggaaagaCTCATCTTTGAGAAAGACCAGGAG CTGAGGAGGATGCAGGCGCTTCTGGAGAGGATTCAGGAGCAGATGCAAAGCAGCCGCATATGA
- the LOC119133802 gene encoding septin-5-like isoform X1, with amino-acid sequence MLFYTNKLMPAYSFHGTLTAATLSEKELSSLRVKDEDHFPFASRAPPPASQTLSSARRGTEVAGANGRHRGLPGTPPPSPRVSDWSFPLSGRMTVSRRSLDSPLSPASRPHSPWGSFDPYDSAEDQDKEYVGFAALPNQVHRKTVKKGFTFTLMVAGESGLGKSTLINSLFLTDLYKDRKIPNAEERISQTVSIVKHTVSIEEKGVKLRLSIIDTPGFGDAVNNMQSWKHLEDYVEQQFDQFFRDESGLNRRNIQDNRVHCCLYFIPPYGHGLRPLDVECMRALHEKVNIVPVLAKADSLTRAEVYKKKIKIREELRRFGINIYQFADCDSDEDEEFKRRDRLLKDSVPFAVIGSNVLVESQGRRFKGRAYPWGVVEVESPAHSDFLLLRDMLVRTHMQDLKDVTRECHYENYRAHCIRNMTRMVVQNRKRSLREKYQEESHLDVPLPLADFDTEKERLIFEKDQELRRMQALLERIQEQMQSSRI; translated from the exons atgctCTTCTATACTAACAAGCTTATGCCTGCCTATTCATTTCATGGCACGTTAACAGCTGCAACTTTGTCAGAGAAGGAG CTGTCCAGTCTGCGAGTGAAAGACGAGGACCACTTCCCCTTTGCCAGCAGGGCTCCGCCCCCCGCCTCGCAAACTCTTTCCTCGGCCCGGCGCGGGACGGAGGTGGCGGGCGCCAACGGACGGCATCGCGGTCTTCCAGGTACGCCGCCCCCGTCACCGAGGGTCTCCGATTGGTCCTTCCCGCTCTCCGGGAGGATGACTGTGTCACGGCGTTCGCTGGACTCACCGCTTAGCCCCGCCTCCCGCCCGCACAGCCCCTGGGGATCTTTCGACCCCTATGACTCGGCAGAG GATCAGGATAAAGAGTACGTCGGCTTTGCCGCGTTGCCCAATCAGGTTCACCGAAAAACAGTGAAGAAAGGCTTCACCTTCACGCTGATGGTGGCAG GAGAGAGCGGCCTGGGAAAGTCCACGCTGATCAACAGCCTCTTCCTCACCGACCTTTACAAAGACCGAAAGATTCCCAACGCCGAAG AGCGCATCAGTCAGACAGTGAGCATAGTGAAGCACACGGTTAGCATCGAGGAGAAAGGCGTCAAGCTGAGGCTGAGCATCATCGACACGCCGGGCTTCGGCGACGCCGTCAACAATATGCAAAG CTGGAAGCATTTGGAAGACTACGTGGAGCAGCAGTTCGATCAATTCTTCCGAGACGAGAGCGGCCTCAACCGCCGCAACATCCAAGACAACCGCGTGCACTGCTGCCTCTACTTCATCCCTCCTTACGGACACGG CCTGCGACCTCTGGACGTTGAGTGCATGCGGGCACTGCACGAAAAAGTCAACATCGTTCCCGTTTTGGCCAAAGCTGACAGCCTGACGCGGGCTGAGGTGTACAAGAAGAAAATCAAG ATCCGTGAGGAGCTGCGTCGCTTCGGGATCAACATCTACCAGTTCGCCGACTGCGACTCGGACGAGGACGAAGAGTTCAAGAGGCGGGACCGGCTGCTTAAG GACAGCGTCCCCTTCGCTGTCATCGGGAGCAACGTCCTGGTGGAGAGTCAAGGCCGCAGGTTCAAAGGTCGCGCGTACCCCTGGGGAGTGGTGGAAG TGGAGAGTCCGGCCCACTCGGATTTCCTACTCCTTCGGGATATGCTGGTGAGGACTCACATGCAGGACCTGAAGGACGTGACCCGCGAGTGCCACTACGAGAACTACCGGGCCCACTGCATCCGGAACATGACGCGCATGGTCGTCCAAAACCGCAAGCGCAG CTTGCGTGAGAAGTACCAAGAAGAAAGCCACCTGGACGTCCCGCTGCCGCTCGCTGACTTcgacacagaaaaggaaagaCTCATCTTTGAGAAAGACCAGGAG CTGAGGAGGATGCAGGCGCTTCTGGAGAGGATTCAGGAGCAGATGCAAAGCAGCCGCATATGA
- the LOC119133801 gene encoding max-binding protein MNT-like isoform X2 — protein MSIDTLLEAARYLELQAERDRTELVERQAEPRRLTHNEEQWKVTVLINQEAESRCLEPLPPQQVGADLVSRGEQPPCPAAPPPRPPQAPVAVIPVMPVVAATPAPLPLAATVPHGPLLANNSSQSPPRAPPHQLLCSPHVKMDGVNRLIKCSPSQQPQVHIRYPPPVCGDGSAVGPALVSHQAQPLSHLKTNGLTLDDMKGGANAKRRPGGAGTREVHNKLEQNRRAHLKECFETLKKNVPNVDDKKTSNLSVLRSALRYIQTLKRKEKEYEHEMERLAREKIATQQRLSELKKELSQRMDALEIERLIRQSIQPEDDQASTSTASGEDNLEQDGEEAPAGVPAPILQAPMLAPHLSIQHTALLAMPPSSSAAPPPQGPPPPPTVIAHAAVPHLPVSSVSHPSVIQAVSHALPANHKHLPHIAPLPGPTPISHITVHPMARLGAPLPSRLPTLYPQVSVSQPAMVGHITHTFAHHALPRVQPPPQPGANGGMASQQAAALAKPTAVLAPHPQLVGQAAVTMVTVPTFPVSTIKLA, from the exons ATGAGTATCGACACGCTGCTGGAGGCCGCCCGCTACCTGGAGTTGCAAGCCGAGCGGGATCGGACCGAGCTGGTCGAGCGTCAGGCTGAACCGCGGCGTCTCACACACA ATGAGGAGCAGTGGAAGGTGACGGTACTCATCAACCAGGAGGCGGAGTCAAGATGCCTGGAGCCACTCCCACCGCAGCAGGTCGGAGCCGACCTTGTCAGCCGGGGCGAGCAGCCGCCGTGCCCTGCGGCCCCGCCCCCTCGGCCGCCGCAAGCGCCCGTCGCCGTCATCCCCGTGATGCCGGTGGTTGCTGCAACGCCTGCGCCCCTCCCTCTGGCCGCGACCGTGCCCCACGGCCCGCTGCTGGCCAACAACTCTTCTCAGTCCCCCCCGCGGGCGCCACCCCATCAGCTGTTGTGTTCCCCCCATGTCAAAATGGACGGCGTTAACCGGCTAATCAAATGCAGCCCATCGCAGCAGCCTCAGGTTCATATTCGGTACCCGCCCCCCGTGTGTGGCGACGGGTCGGCCGTGGGGCCCGCTCTGGTGTCCCACCAGGCTCAGCCCTTGTCCCACCTCAAGACCAATGGACTCACGCTGGATGACATGAAAGGAGGGGCCAATGCCAAGAGGAGGCCTGGAGG aGCGGGAACTAGGGAGGTCCACAACAAGCTGGAGCAGAACAG GCGCGCTCACCTGAAAGAATGTTTTGAGACGCTGAAGAAGAATGTCCCAAACGTGGATGACAAGAAGACGTCCAACCTCAGCGTCCTGCGCAGCGCCTTGCGTTACATCCAG ACACTGAAGCGCAAGGAGAAGGAATACGAGCACGAAATGGAGCGGCTGGCTCGGGAGAAGATAGCCACCCAGCAGCGTTTATCTGAGCTGAAGAAAGAGCTGAGTCAGCGGATGGATGCGCTGGAGATCGAACGCCTCATCCGGCAAAGCATCCAGCCCGAAGACGACCAGGCGTCCACTTCCACTGCCTCAG GCGAAGACAACTTGGAGCAGGATGGCGAGGAGGCTCCGGCCGGCGTTCCGGCGCCCATTCTACAGGCGCCAATGCTGGCTCCCCACCTGTCCATCCAGCACACAGCCCTGCTGGCCATGCCCCCCTCGTCTTCAGCCGCCCCTCCCCCTCAGGgcccgccaccgccgcccaCTGTCATCGCCCATGCCGCCGTCCCCCATCTCCCCGTCTCGTCCGTGTCGCACCCCTCCGTCATCCAGGCCGTCAGCCACGCCCTGCCTGCCAATCACAAGCACCTCCCACACATCGCCCCATTGCCGGGCCCCACCCCCATCAGCCACATCACGGTGCACCCAATGGCACGCCTGGGggcgcccctcccttcccgcCTTCCCACCCTGTACCCGCAGGTGTCGGTGTCTCAGCCCGCCATGGTGGGCCACATCACGCACACCTTTGCCCATCACGCGTTGCCCCGCGTGCAGCCCCCTCCTCAGCCCGGCGCCAACGGCGGCATGGCGAGCCAGCAGGCGGCGGCGCTGGCAAAACCCACCGCCGTACTGGCGCCCCACCCTCAGCTGGTGGGCCAGGCAGCCGTCACCATGGTAACAGTGCCCACCTTCCCTGTCAGCACCATCAAACTGGCTTGA
- the LOC119133801 gene encoding max-binding protein MNT-like isoform X1, with translation MSIDTLLEAARYLELQAERDRTELVERQAEPRRLTHNEEQWKVTVLINQEAESRCLEPLPPQQVGADLVSRGEQPPCPAAPPPRPPQAPVAVIPVMPVVAATPAPLPLAATVPHGPLLANNSSQSPPRAPPHQLLCSPHVKMDGVNRLIKCSPSQQPQVHIRYPPPVCGDGSAVGPALVSHQAQPLSHLKTNGLTLDDMKGGANAKRRPGGAGTREVHNKLEQNRRAHLKECFETLKKNVPNVDDKKTSNLSVLRSALRYIQTLKRKEKEYEHEMERLAREKIATQQRLSELKKELSQRMDALEIERLIRQSIQPEDDQASTSTASEGEDNLEQDGEEAPAGVPAPILQAPMLAPHLSIQHTALLAMPPSSSAAPPPQGPPPPPTVIAHAAVPHLPVSSVSHPSVIQAVSHALPANHKHLPHIAPLPGPTPISHITVHPMARLGAPLPSRLPTLYPQVSVSQPAMVGHITHTFAHHALPRVQPPPQPGANGGMASQQAAALAKPTAVLAPHPQLVGQAAVTMVTVPTFPVSTIKLA, from the exons ATGAGTATCGACACGCTGCTGGAGGCCGCCCGCTACCTGGAGTTGCAAGCCGAGCGGGATCGGACCGAGCTGGTCGAGCGTCAGGCTGAACCGCGGCGTCTCACACACA ATGAGGAGCAGTGGAAGGTGACGGTACTCATCAACCAGGAGGCGGAGTCAAGATGCCTGGAGCCACTCCCACCGCAGCAGGTCGGAGCCGACCTTGTCAGCCGGGGCGAGCAGCCGCCGTGCCCTGCGGCCCCGCCCCCTCGGCCGCCGCAAGCGCCCGTCGCCGTCATCCCCGTGATGCCGGTGGTTGCTGCAACGCCTGCGCCCCTCCCTCTGGCCGCGACCGTGCCCCACGGCCCGCTGCTGGCCAACAACTCTTCTCAGTCCCCCCCGCGGGCGCCACCCCATCAGCTGTTGTGTTCCCCCCATGTCAAAATGGACGGCGTTAACCGGCTAATCAAATGCAGCCCATCGCAGCAGCCTCAGGTTCATATTCGGTACCCGCCCCCCGTGTGTGGCGACGGGTCGGCCGTGGGGCCCGCTCTGGTGTCCCACCAGGCTCAGCCCTTGTCCCACCTCAAGACCAATGGACTCACGCTGGATGACATGAAAGGAGGGGCCAATGCCAAGAGGAGGCCTGGAGG aGCGGGAACTAGGGAGGTCCACAACAAGCTGGAGCAGAACAG GCGCGCTCACCTGAAAGAATGTTTTGAGACGCTGAAGAAGAATGTCCCAAACGTGGATGACAAGAAGACGTCCAACCTCAGCGTCCTGCGCAGCGCCTTGCGTTACATCCAG ACACTGAAGCGCAAGGAGAAGGAATACGAGCACGAAATGGAGCGGCTGGCTCGGGAGAAGATAGCCACCCAGCAGCGTTTATCTGAGCTGAAGAAAGAGCTGAGTCAGCGGATGGATGCGCTGGAGATCGAACGCCTCATCCGGCAAAGCATCCAGCCCGAAGACGACCAGGCGTCCACTTCCACTGCCTCAG AAGGCGAAGACAACTTGGAGCAGGATGGCGAGGAGGCTCCGGCCGGCGTTCCGGCGCCCATTCTACAGGCGCCAATGCTGGCTCCCCACCTGTCCATCCAGCACACAGCCCTGCTGGCCATGCCCCCCTCGTCTTCAGCCGCCCCTCCCCCTCAGGgcccgccaccgccgcccaCTGTCATCGCCCATGCCGCCGTCCCCCATCTCCCCGTCTCGTCCGTGTCGCACCCCTCCGTCATCCAGGCCGTCAGCCACGCCCTGCCTGCCAATCACAAGCACCTCCCACACATCGCCCCATTGCCGGGCCCCACCCCCATCAGCCACATCACGGTGCACCCAATGGCACGCCTGGGggcgcccctcccttcccgcCTTCCCACCCTGTACCCGCAGGTGTCGGTGTCTCAGCCCGCCATGGTGGGCCACATCACGCACACCTTTGCCCATCACGCGTTGCCCCGCGTGCAGCCCCCTCCTCAGCCCGGCGCCAACGGCGGCATGGCGAGCCAGCAGGCGGCGGCGCTGGCAAAACCCACCGCCGTACTGGCGCCCCACCCTCAGCTGGTGGGCCAGGCAGCCGTCACCATGGTAACAGTGCCCACCTTCCCTGTCAGCACCATCAAACTGGCTTGA
- the LOC119133803 gene encoding lissencephaly-1 homolog A-like, with the protein MVLSQRQRDELNRAIADYLRSNGFDGAYSTLKKEADLDMNEDVDKKFAGLLEKKWTSVIRLQKKVMELESKLNEAKEEMTHGGPASQKRDPKEWIPRPPERYALSGHRAPITRVLFHPVFSVMVTSSEDATIKVWDYEAGDFERTLKGHTDSVQDISFDQTGKLLASCSADMSIKLWDFQGFECIRTMHGHDHNVSSVAIMPNGDHILSASRDKTIKMWEVATGYCVKTFTGHREWVRMVRPNQDGSLIASCSNDQTVRVWAVSSKECKVELREHEHVVECICWVPDSAHPTVLEATGAQNKKSAKPGPFLLSGSRDKTIKMWDVAIGICVMTLVGHDNWVRGVLMHPGGGFILSCADDKTLRIWDYKNKRCTKTLNAHEHFVTSLDFHKSAPYVVTGSVDQTVKVWQCR; encoded by the exons atggTGCTGTCACAGAGACAAAGAGACGAACT AAATCGAGCCATCGCCGACTATCTGCGCTCCAACGGATTCGATGGCGCGTACTCCACCTTGAAGAAGGAGGCCGACTTGGACATG AATGAAGACGTGGATAAAAAGTTCGCTGGGCTCTTGGAGAAGAAGTGGACCTCTGTCATCCGCTTACAGAAGAAG GTGATGGAGTTGGAGTCCAAGCTGAACGAGGCCAAGGAGGAGATGACCCACGGCGGGCCGGCCTCTCAAAAGAGGGACCCCAAAGAGTGGATCCCGAGGCCCCCGGAGAGGTACGCCCTCAGTGGCCACCGCGCTCCCATCACCAGGGTCCTCTTCCACCCCGTCTTCTCCGTCATGGTCACGTCCTCCGAGGACGCCACCATCAAG GTGTGGGACTACGAGGCAGGGGACTTTGAGCGGACGCTGAAGGGCCACACCGACTCGGTTCAGGACATCTCCTTCGACCAGACGGGCAAGCTGCTGGCCTCGTGTTCGGCCGACATGAGCATTAAGCTTTGGGACTTCCAAGGCTTCGAGTGCATCAGGACCATGCACG GCCACGACCACAACGTGTCGTCCGTCGCCATCATGCCCAACGGCGACCACATTCTGTCGGCGTCCCGAGACAAGACCATCAAGATGTGGGAGGTGGCCACCGG GTACTGCGTAAAGACGTTCACGGGCCACCGGGAGTGGGTGCGCATGGTGCGGCCCAACCAAGACGGCTCGCTCATCGCCAGCTGCTCCAATGACCAGACGGTGCGCGTGTGGGCCGTCTCATCCAAAGAGTGCAAGGTGGAGCTGCGCGAGCACGAGCACGTGGTGGAGTGCATCTGTTGGGTTCCTGACAGCGCACACCCCACCGTCTTAGAGGCCACCGGTGCGCAG AACAAGAAGAGCGCCAAGCCCGGGCCTTTCCTCCTCTCGGGATCCAGGGACAAAACTATTAAGATGTGGGACGTCGCCATCGGGATCTGTGTCATGACTCTG GTGGGCCACGACAACTGGGTGCGTGGCGTGCTTATGCACCCCGGCGGCGGCTTCATCCTCAGCTGCGCCGACGACAAGACTTTGCGCATTTGGGACTACAAGAATAAACGCTGCACCAAGACGCTTAACGCGCACGAGCACTTTGTCACCTCTCTAG ATTTCCACAAGAGCGCTCCCTACGTGGTTACGGGCAGTGTGGACCAGACAGTCAAAGTGTGGCAGTGCCGTTGA
- the LOC119133771 gene encoding coiled-coil domain-containing protein 92-like, translated as MEASSELEHHVASVHRAIVFLEQEHLTLLAGLHVEISNLKRRCQELSCELDSRFPHRTTAADLASRCKAAQRLLEEQHGSAATARGELRLGGARASELGRCLRRDERHFLDELKRRSHKISLLNRELQLQKGAAAALFRQLNAARAKLRQQRGAPQQGEPLAPQDQDHDEEEDAELPSPLLTRASVRAERVRACVPQERVTSPQKPHPMPDPALFLVPLRYRLLLRGGEADDWEDVDEGGGLRGRVDMGAAEGETAL; from the exons ATGGAGGCCAGCAGTGAGCTGGAGCATCACGTAGCCAGCGTGCACAGAGCCATCGTCTTCCTCGAGCAAGAGCATTTGACGCTGCTGGCCGGCCTGCACGTGGAGATCAGCAACCTCAAGAGGAGATGCCAAG AGCTGAGCTGTGAGCTGGACTCCAGGTTCCCACACAGGACCACAGCAG CTGACCTGGCGTCACGCTGCAAGGCAGCGCAGCGTCTTCTAGAGGAGCAGCACGGCAGTGCGGCGACAGCTCGCGGGGAGCTGCGCCTGGGGGGGGCACGGGCATCAGAGTTGGGGCGCTGCCTGCGCCGGGACGAGCGTCACTTTCTGGATGAGCTGAAGCGGCGCAGCCACAAGATCAGCCTGCTCAACCGCGAGCTCCAGCTGCAGAAGGGTGCCGCGGCCGCCCTGTTTCGACAGCTCAACGCCGCCCGCGCAAAGCTGCGCCAGCAACGTGGCGCCCCCCAGCAGGGGGAACCGTTAGCCCCCCAAGACCAAGATCatgatgaagaagaggatgCTGAGCTCCCATCACCGCTGCTCACCAGAGCCAGCGTAAGGGCGGAGCGGGTGCGGGCGTGCGTCCCCCAGGAGAGAGTAACGTCTCCGCAGAAGCCGCACCCCATGCCGGACCCCGCCCTCTTTCTGGTGCCCCTCCGGTACCGCCTCCTGCTGCGAGGGGGAGAGGCGGACGACTGGGAGGATGTGGATGAGGGCGGCGGCCTGCGGGGACGCGTGGACATGGGCGCAGCCGAGGGTGAGACAGCCCTATGA